The following are encoded in a window of Spea bombifrons isolate aSpeBom1 chromosome 2, aSpeBom1.2.pri, whole genome shotgun sequence genomic DNA:
- the MKS1 gene encoding tectonic-like complex member MKS1 encodes MAEDWNLDTGEAVYRSRDPIKNLRIRVTLQRVTPVSALVQKVQEEEEGIGGDLPLRSLSTNPAASGHRPGDDEEVAVVSWQEKLFSQFEYELYKSKAACQSPLDMQYHQDVLSLGSSKRKNRRIFTYTDHDRYTNLEEHIQSVTTSHQEAPTFLVERMANVRRRRQDKKQLDGVGLRNRLVTWKPSEEFIRNNHIINTPVQTMYIMADLSPSGTLGCKENEHVLCTIRVDGNGVITLKPDITGLKGPYRLEVEGHKRELWRYTLQHVSESVQKDEQEREQNLYKDLYSRHKDYLNSLVGSDFEMPPAGTLRLYVNGEIVSAQEYDYDNLYVHFFMELPKYWSSPGFQELSGVTQSCKTKACGRENVAYFSYPFSFEVFLSEEVASEDIPQLPVLYFEVLSLDFWQRYRVEGYGSVVLPDTPGMHTCTARTWRPVEIGTVSELRRFFIGGSPELEDMTYIRIPGTFQGDRLSRIGFRTETTGTVTFRFHCIHQSRSFLDSSSLRKRMQSVLDRLGSSSQQSTILNVLDAFQRAQTRMRLARAGLPQDILNTSRASQHQSQA; translated from the exons ATGGCGGAAGATTGGAACCTGGATACAGGGGAGGCGGTGTACCGATCCAGGGACCCTATAAAGAATTTGAGGATACG GGTAACCCTGCAGCGGGTGACGCCGGTAAGTGCCCTGGTGCAAAAAgtgcaagaagaagaagaaggtatCGGCGGAGACCTGCCCCTCCGGAGCCTGAGTACTAATCCTGCGGCTA gtggaCATCGACCTGGCGATGATGAAGAAGTTGCTGTTGTTTCCTGGCAGGAGAAGCTCTTTAGCCAG TTTGAATATGAACTGTATAAAAGTAAGGCTGCCTGTCAGAGTCCTCTGgatatgcaatatcatcaagATGTGCTATCTCTAGGCAGCAGCAAGCGGAAGAACAGACGTATATTCACCTACACGGACCACGACCGATACACCAACCTAGAGGAG CATATTCAGTCAGTGACTACTTCTCATCAAGAGGCTCCAACGTTTCTTGTGGAACGAATGGCAAATGTCCGACGGAGGCGGCAGGATAAGAAACAATT GGATGGAGTGGGACTGAGGAATCGTCTTGTCACATGGAAGCCATCAGAGGAGTTTATTAGGAATAATCATATTATTAACACTCCTGTGCAGACCATGTACATCATGGCAGATCTATCTCCAAGTGGAAC gCTTGGGTGCAAGGAGAATGAACATGTTCTGTGTACTATACGTGTAGATGGTAATGGTGTCATCACACTGAAACCTGACATCACTGGCCTAAAAGGACCCTACAG GCTGGAGGTTGAGGGCCACAAGCGAGAACTATGGAGATACACATTGCAGCACGTGTCTGAGTCTGTCCAGAAGGATGAACAAGAGCGAGAACAGAACCTATACAAGGAT TTGTACAGCCGACACAAGGATTACCTGAACAGCCTGGTGGGCTCTGACTTTGAGATG CCTCCAGCTGGTACTCTACGTCTCTACGTTAATGGGGAGATTG TATCTGCGCAGGAGTATGACTATGATAATCTCTATGTCCACTTCTTTATGGAGCTACCTAAAT attggTCCAGTCCAGGTTTCCAGGAGCTTTCAGGAGTGACCCAAAGCTGCAAAACCAAAGCATGTGGAAgg GAGAACGTTGCATACTTTTCCTATCCCTTCAGCTTTGAAGTCTTCTTGTCTGAAGAGGTAGCATCAGAGG ATATCCCACAGTTGCCGGTTCTGTACTTTGAGGTCCTGTCTCTGGATTTTTGGCAGAGGTACAGAGTGGAAGGGTACGGGTCAGTTGTCTTGCCGGATACACCAg GAATGCACACTTGCACCGCTCGGACGTGGCGGCCCGTGGAGATTGGAACAGTGTCTGAGCTTCGGAGATTTTTCATAGGAGGATCGCCAGAACTCGAGGACATGACCTACATCAGGATCCCAGGAACATTCCAG GGGGATCGCCTCAGTCGCATCGGCTTCAGGACAGAGACAACGGGGACAGTGACGTTTAGATTTCATTGTATACATCAGTCACG ATCCTTCCTTGACAGCAGCTCCCTGAGGAAAAGAATGCAAAGTGTCTTGGATCGTTTGGGAAGCTCCAGCCAGCAAAGTACCATTCTCAATGTCCTCG ATGCCTTCCAGAGAGCACAGACGCGCATGCGCCTGGCTAGGGCTGGACTTCCTCAGGATATTCTGAACACCTCCAGGGCATCACAGCATCAGTCCCAAGCTTGA